Genomic segment of Gavia stellata isolate bGavSte3 chromosome 10, bGavSte3.hap2, whole genome shotgun sequence:
GTTTACTTATTAAACACAATGATAATGAAGTTAATATTCAATTTACACCATATTTTCTGCACATCTacactcattttttttccatattttgaaatacacaTTCAAAAATAGCTCTGATTACAAATGCATCTTATTTCACCCCTGAGAGCTGGCACTTAAACATGCAGCATGTTATGAACCAGGGAGATTAAGCATGTTCATCTTTGTTCCACTTGCTATTTTCCCCATACAAACAACCTCTGAATTTCTCTGCAAATATGTCATTTTCCCTACGCATATCAAGATGTCACCCTTATATTTGCTGTGCATGTTCCCCCTTCAGCTGAAGTTACTAGTAAGGCGCACAAATCCCCTAACCACATCGCTAGTTTGCTGATGTGCAGCAGAAGAGGATCAGACAATCGTTCAGAAAGAAATTCCTTTGTGCATTACAACATGCATATTTTATCATTGACAGGAGTTCGCTACTATTAGAGCAGCTTCCGCAAAACCAGGGAACAAGCAGTCACCATCAGTGCTGAAGGTCCTCTCTGCTGTTGAGTCCCATCATTGCTCCAGTCTTGGAGTAGTTACAGAAGTTTTGTCATGTCAAACTCAAGCAtctcttgtgattttttttcgTTGCCTAATTTTCCCCATCAGAGTAAACACAGTGCCTTGAATAAACTTGGGGCTACTTCTGAATGTCTTatggaaagaatgagaaaataatggTCGTTCAATCTGAGTGTCTTTGAACAGACCTTTAATTGAACAACACTGGAAAATCCACCACAGTCCGATCTAGACGCTGGAGTCCTGGGAGTTTTTAGTGGCTATTCCTTCTTTCATAACTTAATGTGCTTGTACAATTGTTCTAATTTGGCTTTTAAGCTTATATggtactttaaaatgaaatctcttgTTAGAACTAACAGCTCCTGTTACTCCTACAGTGCACTATATTCCTCAGAGGCTTGTCCACAGATGTGACATTAATCTCTTAACTGCTTACTGTATACGGATTAGGGTATTTGTGTGGAATAAAGAACATACACTATGCAAAGGAGGAATAATTCCATAATACATGGAAGAAATTGTCCTCACTTCTCCTGTAGCCAAAGCAAGCAGAAGATAATCAATACAGTGGGCATTAGTTATTCAGTGGATATTGGTATAGGACATGGCAGGGAGTAATTTCCTCAAGgcaatttttgttcttttttccattcctcctTGTAATTTACCTATGCCTCCTATGATTCCTGATAAGTTCAAGTATATCCCAGAGAGTTGATCTAAGCCATCTTGTCCCCTGATTTCTTTCTAAGTTCCAGACTTGCCAGGAATGTTGTCTCAGTCTTCAAATAACAGTTTTTATTGGAAAGCtaccaaaaacccaaacttgCTTAAAACAAAGAGATTAAGTAAAcaacttgatttaaaaaaaaaatccacagcaaCTAAACACTAGTTTTATGTTAGCAAGATAAGTTCACCATTCCAGAACTTGAACTGCAGCTCACGTCACACCTCAGAGCAACATGTACCAGAAAAAGTACTGAAGGATCCTATTTCAAAGTGCATGTTTAGAAACCGCCACAGAGtcggttttatttttaaaagagtttGGTGTTAAAAAAAGCTTACTGAAAGGATCAGATAAAATCACAGCTAACATCAAAGAGCGTGCACCTCATCTGCAGTAGCTGTTCATCTCTGCAAAGAAGCTACCAGCCAGGAGACAAATGCTGATCTGCAAGACCGCATCTGAGGAAAGTGAAGGAAGCGTCCTCAGTCCGTCTCAGGCAACGTTTGGCCACTTGTGTGCAGCTGGGGAGGCACGTTCCGGTTCTGCTTCCCTTTTCCTCTAGATGCATGCCGGAAGATCACTCTCTTCCCAGGACTTTATTACTGTCTTTCATCATAGCTTGGGGATAGTAAAGGTCAGGATTTATGGTGTCTTTTGAGGTTCCAAATGAGCTGACCAACATCCTTGGGTGGCTCCACAGCTTGCCAGGCTTTCTAGATCTTTACCAAACTTACAGATATGAGTCTGTTCTCAGACATATTCCACTCTCCTCTTTGACACCTCTGCTTAATCTATACCATCCTTTAAGAACTGGCAAGACTTCCTTTTTGGATTTTAAATTAACTATTTGCTACATTTTAGTATTTATggtcagtgaagaaattttagatttttgttgttctgttgTTAATTAAGGTTTCTTGCTCTTATTTCTCAATAATGCTTCAAGCAATCCTTGAGGAGCATCTTCTTGCAaccagaaaaatactgaatagaTTAATGTAGAGGTCTCATCACAGCTCCTAACTGAAAGCTGTGACACAGTGTGGAACCAACCACCGTCTATTTAAAATAGAGCTTGCCAAAACATAGTCAATGAATTATATGCAGCCTCTTAGACTTCTAAGTACAACCCATGGTAATGTACAGTCCTGCACTGCCATTTCCTAACACTGTAAACATcccagaaaatgtttctttaatcCAAAATTACCTGTCACCATTGTCTGCAGCGACAGTAACTGCTCTGAGTAAGTCTAACACTGGAATAACAGCAGAGCATATCTCTACTATTTTCTGTGGAGTTTTACCTGTTTAATATATATTCAAATACAAGAAGTGACATTATCATTCTATCCACATATTTTAGAAGTTTGGACTGTTATTTTCCACCTGGGATGATTCACCAAAAGCCAGCTATGAATTGCGTTGCTCTGAAGACTGGTTGAACATTGAACTAATAGCTGATGAGAAAAACGTTCTAGGGGAACAATGTACCTGCCTACAACTAATGGACTTGGAGGACTGAGACATTATTTTGCAACACTTGGCATTAAGGGAATGACTAATCTGTCAAGCTACTTGGCTATGTCTCTCTCCCAGGCTACCTGCAAGACAGTCTGCACCCTCAGTCCAATCCTGGCTATGGTCTGACCTCTTCAGTGTACTCTTTAACCAGCCAGGAGGGAATTTCCACAGTTTGAAGCCAGACAAGTATCGCCCTCTCCTTCATTTATCTCCCAGCCTTCACTCTGGGAGCAGACCAGGTGCTACTGGACAAATGTGGGTTTACTAATATTGCACACGAAACCTTCATTCTGGCCTTTTCTAACTCCACAGAGCTTAACTTTAGAAActttggaataatttttgtCAATATGATAAGTAGAAAGGGCATAAGGCTGCCCATACTGAGGTGAAATGTCCTCTGATTTTAATAAGTGGATTTGCTCAGATAGTGCATTCTTTCCATTACCATGCATCCTTTACACATCTGAAAGACATTCATCACCTTTctacttttcacagaaaagccTATACTGCAACACTGAAagtgataaaaagaaaattttccacTCAGAAAGTCTAATTAAACCTCTGCTAGTTCCACCCAGCATGGAGATCAGGTTGTTGcaagaaatggttttgcttAAACTCTTCCGGCCatcatgaaacagaaaagactgaCATTTTATCTcaatttcaaaggaaatgctTACTTTCAAAAATTTGAACATTTTTAGGTGGTGCAAAAATTTTTATACTCTTTAATCTTGAGCTTTCTCACTGTTGTGGTCCTGAAGGTATTCACGGGTAGGAGTTGTAAAAGGGATTCATTTTGTAAGCCACAGAGACTTTCTAGATCAATATCTGACTAATACCATTTAGGCATTTACAGAGTTTCATTAACATGGATTAAATAGTCATCAAAAGGACTGTGTGTTGACTGTGTTCCATGCAGATAATATGATAAAGATGGTGTCCACATCCAGATTTAACAAACATATTTGATTGTTTAATGTCCTTTTGCACACCCGGTTTGACAAATATGGCCTTTGGCAGGGGGAAACAAAATAGACTGCAATTTGAACAGAACATGGAGCCAGTGTTCTGCATCACCTAGTTAACCTCAAACAAGATTAATCAGATCTCTTTACCCGAGATGGTGTAACCCAGCTCGTATCTGCTAAGAAAATTTCATTGTTAAAAATACACTGCTTCTTGCtaatctgtttgttttctgtattgaCAAAAGACGTAAAGAATATGAGAATGTCCTGTCCTTTAAAATGCAGACTATATTAACGGGTCTCCTTTCAGCTCGTCTTTGCAGAAGGGATAAAGGAGATCTTACATGAGCAGGACAGCCATCCCAGGGTCCTCAGGGAACCCGCTGTTCTGACTCCGCCCGCTGTTATTGAGTATCTCCCCTTTAAAAACTAACATTTCCAAATGTCCACAGGTAGAGGTAGAATCACAATCAACTGCTCAACACCTAAATTCATATTCTTTTTACAGTGTCACTATAACAGGAACATATGCATTCACGTAACAGCAACACTGCAAGTAGACATATAGTCCCAGTTTATCCACTTTTTGATaaatttcagctttatttttataacttttgTAAACTAATGTGGGTGTTTATGTAAAACAAGGTGGCTGAGGGCTGGGAATGATGAGTTCTCAGAGAGCTCCATCTAGTTTATACATTACTCAGACAGAGGATTTTGCTGTTAGGTGAAACGAGATCCATTTGTAATgagatatattttattttctatttaggAAAGACTGAACATTTAATTGGTCCAGTCGTAATATTAATCCACAGTAGTGCTAAATTTAGATCCAGAAATGGCTTCTTATGCTTTGCATGTTTCCAGCTTTATGACTGAAAAGTAGTACTGGGGGAAGCACAACAGCCAGTCAGGCAGAGCCTGCAGGGCCAAAGACAGCAAATGCAACAACTTGACCTCAGCAAGCttcaagcaattaaaaaaaaccccaacacaaaaccccaaaaaaccaacacccacACACACTATGTACCATTGAAATTGTAAAAGGGACTAGAAAGGCATAATGCAATGAACAGAATTAGAATCAGACTAAGGGTTTGAGTAAACATCTTCACTTATacaaaaaatatcagaaagagTGGCAATTATAATACTCATCTAGAAAATAGTGCCCTACCATACATACCATGCATGACTGCTATTATTTAACAAGGCACAGTGCAGAAGCATATCGCTGCCACCCACAGCTGGGCACCTCTGTGCTCTTTTGTACAAATACATGTCAGTCCCCTGTGCCTCAGAGAAGACACAGCCTAAAAGAACAGCGGCTCAGTCGATGCTACGATAAGCAGCACGGTGGCGTTCTCCACTGATCTCCTGTTCTGATACTTACATGAACCGTCTCACAGACACAGCACCAGGACTGTACAGCTGTAAATTAGAAAAGAACActctaaaaatacagtaaagtGCACCTGTGTGATTTGCAATTTgtattacaaaacaaaaagacataGCTCAACATCTTATTCCTTCTTTGGAATATGATTTTTCAGTTAGTCAGACCCACCAGGAGTTCAATAAGGCATCCCTCAAATAACTAATGCATGGTTTGACCTACCATGCAAAAGCATATTCTCCCCTCTTGGCTTTATGAAACTCAGCTATAAAGTCTCTGGACAATTTTTCATATGTTCTTTCCTATCATCCAAGTCTTCtctataaaaagaagaaacaaggactggcatttcagaaaatgcagagaCAGATTTAAGTATTATGCAGTGAGAACAACTACTCACTGGGGACTTGGAAAAGATCAGCATAGCTATTGCAGCATATAACGtaacagagaggggaaaaacctCATCTTCCCTCCTGGATGTTTATTGCATATGTTACAGTCCTCTGTACATCCAGGCATCAGTGATGCTCACAGGAATCgtataagcagaaaaagaacagaacgTTCTCAAGAAAGCCTCTGCAAAGAGAAGTGCAATCTCCAGGGTGAGAACTTGTGTCATTAAATGTCTGACATCAGATTTCATTGCAGGCAATAGCGAAACTCTCACCGACTTCAATAGCAAAGTTTGGGCTATAggctccccccctccccatcacTTTCCATTGGCCTTGCTCCTTGACAATGAGATTAGCGTTACAGAAATAGACTGAAGCTTTAAGAAGCACGTAAAGGAAACGATTTGGCACTATGTTTCTATTTATCCTCAGCTACCAAGAGCTTCactgttttgaaagagctgaGGTCAGCGTACACACAGACAAACCTCGAGTGCTGGTCTGGACACGGTTTGAGTCACACAGGCAGGGTTGCACACCCCACAGCCCCGTTCCCGAGGAGAGGCATCATGAGATGGAGGCGCttatttttcagcagctttATGCACTGTGCCATGCAAACACACCTGAACCTGTGCTGCAACTGCAATCCAGTGCTTTTCCAGAAAGCAGTAATACCTAATTTTCctgatgttttcaaaatactgctGCAAGAAACAGTGTAGGACAGGGTTGAGATGTGAAATCTCACTTTGCCAAGTCATTGTATGGCACCATTTGTGCAAAACCAGAGCCACCTTCAGAACAGCGGGCTAACGAACTGAGCCATTTTGCCATCCTCGCTTTGAAAAACTAGAAATAGGTAAAACAAAGTAATGCTTAGGTTTGGCATATCTAAAACTGCTCAGCGAGCCCAAACGCTCTTCAGGCAGTGCCCGGCGGTGCAGCCGGCCAGGGCTGCACTCATACAGCTCCTGGGGGAGGTGGCTCAGggggagccagcagctccctcccagAAGCATCCCCCCCGTCATCCCAGGCCTGACTGGATCACCATACAGTACACTGATGACATTGTTTGAGgtcagatgcttttttttttggtttttaaatgtaaatggaAAATATCTTTTATCATGCAGACGTGTAATTGACCTCCTGGCAAAGGTTGGCATCCTAGCCAGAAAACACACTGCACAGCATGATGAAGCGAGAAAGTATTTTGTAAAGTTTCTCTTTTACTGAACAAACAGTGATATCCATGCTTTAaaagtataataaaaatgtaaactaAAAATATACCTTAATGCAGCTAATAAAACTCAATTTTAATCTAAATAGTTTTTAAACCAAATGTTACAGTAAGTATGCTCTATAAGGCCATCTAACCTCACAATTCCATATGCAGCTTATCTTTTTACCTGGaacactatttattttttccactgtttaaAGATATTACAAATGTTATAACTACCTTCCTTAACTGGCACTTCCATTTTTATGGGCATCTgaaagaagcaattaaaaagtttaaaataaaaagtatcaGACAAATACATGATTCATGCTGCAATTTTCCGTACGCTGACTACTGCCAGCTTTACAGCTTGGCAGATGCTGGGAATATCCCAGCTCTCTCCTTGCAAGTCTCTTCCAGGAGCATCAAGAAAGCATTTTGTCAGGCTTTAATCATCAGCAGGATCTCTGCTGTGCTATGGGTAAGCCTCCAAAATATAAATGCTTAACCAAACCTTACTGTAGCTTACcagactgaagttttctgaCTCCCACTACTCTCGGGCACATTTCCCCCCAGTCATCTTTGAGAATCAAGGTGAAAGAAACTTGAAACCAGCATTGAAAATGGGAAAATCTCCCGCAAGCCAGGTGGAAGGTGAGGATGTACTGTTCTCCTTGCTGCGCATTTGATCCTTTACAGAGGCTCTGCTTTGGGCAAGGCCCAGGGCTGAGTTTCGATCTGTTATCCTAAGGCAAGGcagcctgcccccccccccaagcaggAGGCTGCGTGCTGCGAGTTTCGCACGTGCAGAGAGTGTTCCCGTCCTCGCGCGTGTTACGGGCTgttcagcagctcctggcaagCTCCTGCCCGAATCATTTCCAGCTGCACAGCTCGGCTGACCCTGGCACTCAAAGCGAGTGACGATGGAAGCGCCTGGAGGGGAGTCAGCACAGCCCCATCCATCACACAGGCACTGCCTTCCCGGGTCTTTTCTTTGGCAAGTTCCCTGCTATAAATTTTCTGGAACTGATGCTTTTACAGCACTTATAGCCTTACCTCTGTTAGTGTTTCCACATTTCCTCCCTCCCATGGTAACACCCTGGCAATAATTTCCCATTCAAAAAATGTATGTACTGTATCCAAGACTAAGAGCTACCTGTTGCAAAAATCATTTAAAGTGATTTGGTGAAATTTAGAGGATGGAAGTTTATTTTCCTATCAGACCATCAATATATACTGCAAAGGACTTAAAACAGGCAGCACTGACAAGCATCCTTGTTTAAGTGCTTTCACAAATTAAATTGCATTCATTTTCTCCATACATctcatttaaagcaaaatgccTGTGCACAGCTTTGTGCGTATTTGGCAAGCAGAGAGATTGTAAGACCATGGTGATTACCTAAAAGGATCAGACATTTGATGCTACACGATTGCGTTGAAGGCAGCCAGTGTTTTGGGGATCAGTCTCTCTGAACACTGCTTCTTATGGCAGAAAAATACATGCTGCAGAGTACTGCGGAAAGGAAGACATGTGcacagaaaagagcagaaaagcagggTAGGTTAAAGAGAAACTCACATGACTCCTAAATCCAAATTCTTTGGACACGATACCCTTCAGCTGGACACTGCTGAGAAGGACCACATGGCCTTTTCAACAAGCCAAAGGCTGGAGTAAGTCATCGCGACTTCAGCTTCCATGTACTGGGAGTAATTTACACAATTCACTGGTAGGTGGCAACActatacagaaataaaacacatgtGCAGACAGCTTATTAAAGTGATAAATAGCCTGGGTTAGCAGAGAGGTGGACACCAAAAATACCATACACTCAGATTTATGGTTACTTCATTTTTGAAGAAACGTGGCTGAGTCCTTCCTTATCCTTTTTCATGTACTGGCCACACTCAACAGCCTGTACTtcctttaaaaccaaaaaaaatctgcaggaaCGCCGGGTACGTTTCTGACTGACAGGAGAGAAAGGACAGCCACCCCTCTGCCAGCGCCGCGGGGACggccgcccttccccagggaTGCCCGTGCGACCGGCTAAAAGCGTTCCGAGAAGGCGCTGGCAAGGGCAAGGTGagaggggggggaaggaaaaaatatataaagaaaagaaagaaaaggacaaaaataaaggaaggggggggggagaaaagaaaggaaaaacaaaacaaaggaaaaaagaggccTAATCCTGGGGGAAGGCGAAACTTCCCCACAGCGGCTTACCGGGGAGCACAGAGCCGCCCCGCACGCGCGGCGCCGCCGTCCCGCccgccgggggggccgggggaggcggggcggccccgcccgcccgccgggctataagggcgggcggcggcggcgggggagcgtGGCCGAGGCGAGCGCGATGCAGAGCGCGGTGTTCCTGGCGCTGCAGCACGAGGGCGGGCGGATggagcggggcggccgccggcgcAGCGAGGCGGAGGAGGCGGAGAAGGGCAGGATGAAGAGGACGATGTGAGTGTCGTcgtccccccgcccccgggTTCCTCCGGGGAGAGGCTCCCAGCCGCGGAGCCGGGAGCGAAGCGGGGGGGAAGCGGGCGGCAGGCCCGGGCGGCCAGCGGGAGCAGAGCAGCTTGCCCGCCTCTGccacctgcagctctgccctggctAACGGTAGTCACGGGCTAGCGGGCCAATCTGTTGACTTAAGCGAGGGGAAAAACAGCTTTCTTGCCCTCAGACAGATGCTGTAGGGGAGTCTCTAGGCACGGAGCCGGCAAAGCAATGTCAGGAAAACTTCGGCAGCTTTTGCCACTAAAGGGGCTGGTGTCTAAAGCTTTTTGAGTTGTCATTTTTAACGTGCATCTTCCTCTTCATTCTTCCAGAATTAAAGATTGGAAAACGAGACTGAGCTACTTCCTGCAGAACTCTTCCAGTTCTACTAAAATGAAATCTAAGAAGGTGGGGAAACACCGCACCTACTTCAGGTAAGTTATGAGAAAGAGACTTCATTTAAACAACTCAAGTGTTCTACAAGAAAACGTGAGCAATGGAGTCTGATGTTTTCCATCTCTTTATGCAGACCTTCCCCTGAAGAAGCCCAGCTGTGGTCAGAAGCCTTTGATGAACTTCTTGCTAATAAATGTAAGTTTGTCTTCAAAAAGCAACATTCAAGAGCAAAGGGATGGTGAAGTTTATATGCCTGTAAGAGATTGCTTCCTTGCATGTCAGCATTGTACCTTTCTAATGTGAATAGCTTTGCTGGTTTTAAGTTAAAAGCTTTAAACTGTTTAAAGCCAAAATTCATAGgagtattctttaaaaaaagttgtaaaCTAATATTAAAACTTCAAGAATACTTGATTgcagtggaatttttttctgcaaccCTTGTAGTTAGAAATCATACCTATCAGCTTGGCTTTGCCCAATGTGAAAAGAGCATTTGtttactgagctcactgctTAACCAAGACAAATGCATTCAAATAACTCGGGAAGGATTCTGCAACACAGAAGTTCATTGATGTCAGGGTTTTACTGTAGCTTTACAGGGAAAAGCACTCAACAGCAGAGCAAAAAGACTAAGAAATTATATTACCATTTGCTCTTTGAACTTGAGTCATCCTTTCCAttgcaaaaaatattccagaggTTTGTAGCATGGCCATAAATATTTACTGCAGTGTAAAGGTTAACACAGGAGAACCCGTCTagagagagggtttttttaatatatatgcaGGCATCACAAAAGGGAACATACCAAAATGGCTTTCAGTTTTTGTGTTTACCTAGAAAATGACTAACTCAAAGTGAAGCCTGCCAAGCTGTTAGAGTATTAATTTGTTTGCATACATAaatgtggggggttttttattgCTATGATACCCTCGAAAGAACCAAACCTATAGCAAAGTGTTTTGGTAGAAACAGATGTGACCAGTTAGGTAAATCAAAGATCCCTGAAATAGTTAAttgatgcatttttctttccttagatGGTCTTGCTGCTTTCCGagcttttctgaagtctgaGTTCTGTGAAGAGAACATCGAGTTCTGGTTGGCCTGTGAGGACTTCAAGAAAACGAAGTCACCCCAGAAGTTGACATcgaaagcaaaaaaaatctacaaTGATTTCATTGAAAAGGAGGCTCCCAAAGAGGTAAAGTAAACCTAGTTAAACATAACTGCCCTGCTCTGTGAGTTCTTAAAGCCCTTTATTCCTCTGAACTCGCTTTAAGATAGGATGCGGTTTTGCCATCTATATACCTCACTGTTAATGTGTCTGAACATAACACTTTTCCCTAACTGCCTTTTCACCAACTTGGGAAATAGCACAAGCAGTATTTTGGAGTTTCCATCTTAACTGGGGAAAGTCAACAGCTGCATTTAATGTGTTATGTATTTGAGTTTAGTACTAAAAGATAGTATCAACTTTAATACAAAACCCAGAGTAATTCAGAACAACTTTCTTCAAGGAAATTTCATTAATTTGACCTTGTAGTAATAGGGTCTTGCCTCTTTTACCTCTTCAGAAATTTTATGGTGTATTATACTTATTTAAATTCAGCTCTCAGAAGTACATGTcctttttcttgtatttcagatAAACATAGACTTCCAAACCAAGAACATGATTGCGCAGAATATTCAAGAAGCCACGCATACCTGCTTCAGTGCAGCGCAGAAGAGAGTTTACAGCTTAATGGAGAATAATTCATACCCACGGTTTTTGGAATCTGAATTCTATCAGGAGCTATGCAAGAAGACACCCATCACCAGAGCAGCCCAGGGGACATGAGCAATGGAGAAGAGTGAGGGGAAGCCTCTTGGCTAGTGAGGAGCAAGCCACAGCTCACAGCAGCATCCTGACCTGAAAGACTGAGATACCGAGTGCTCAGGCTGTTTGCTACGGTGCAAGGACAAATACTGACTTTAGTGCAAAGCTGATGGCAAAGAGTGATGGTGTTGGAGGGCATTCAGAGGTGATGACAGAAGTGTGCCAGCCAGCTGCTGGCAATGCACTTCTCTGCGAGTGCTGCAGTGAAGGGTGACTCTGTGCATTAGACCAAACCGTATGGAGTAAGAGTCCTTCTGTCACACCTGAGGTGGTGGTGTGGCAGGTTAGAACAGAGCTTCCTTCTTGTAAACAGAAGCTGCTCTGTGCACTGGCGCAGTGCTGGGAACTTGAGTGGTTGGttgcatatttattttcctaaacaTCAACCAGTGTTGCTGTCATCAGTCAGTTGGTGTGTTCACACAGGTTCTGTAAACTGCCTCCAGCTGCAAGGAGAAGTGTTGAGTTTCTGTGAGACTTCCAGACAGTAACAGCACTGTTGCAGTGTGAAGCAAGGAAGAGATATAACTCAGTTCCCAGAGGAACAGGTTCTGCAACTGAAGTATGCAGGGCTGGGTTGTGTCAGCAGGGCTGCACAAGGCCAGACTGAGGGCAAAACTTGGCCAAGGCGAACAGGAGCTGTATAGTATTATATTTATATGCAGATTATGATTGTGTTGAATGCTGCAATAATGTTGAATGCTGTCTTGAGGACAGCAAGCTTCAGTGAAGTCTCTCcatgtttttaataaactatTTTGATACAAAGCTTCTTGTGTTGCTTAACTTGTTTTGCACACACAGATATATACTGTCTGCCCCTGAATTCCAGAGTATTGGGACTGTGTGTCCTCAGTTTGATCTTAGTAGGGCTAATTTTGAAGCACTTGGTTCTTAATCTACTAGGCAAgtgttgtattttgtttttaaacagaataaaaattctCAGCGCTCAAAAGCTTAACAGGGGAGACATATTCCATCACATCCTCTGTCTTAACCATGTCCCCATGAAAACAATCTCTTGAGACAGTGCAAGGCACACACATGGCTACACGTGATGACAGATCAACtagaaagcagcagcattgcTGCTGGAGGTCACAGGATGCTATTTGGAATACAGGCACCAGTAGtacagcagctcctgctcaaGACCTCTGCTTCAAAAGGGTCTGAGGAGGGCTTTACTATCAGGCTGTAAAACCCATGCAGAGTCACTAGAGGTAGTATTACAATGAAAGCATCCAACTCCCTGCCAGGTGAGTGCTTCTGAGGGGGAAGTTACTGGTCATCATTATTCCATATCATTTTTCTAACTGACAATATCTAAAACAGTCCCTAATTTGTTAGTTTTGTGACTTGTCCGAACTCTAGGTCTGTTT
This window contains:
- the RGS2 gene encoding regulator of G-protein signaling 2 — protein: MQSAVFLALQHEGGRMERGGRRRSEAEEAEKGRMKRTIIKDWKTRLSYFLQNSSSSTKMKSKKVGKHRTYFRPSPEEAQLWSEAFDELLANKYGLAAFRAFLKSEFCEENIEFWLACEDFKKTKSPQKLTSKAKKIYNDFIEKEAPKEINIDFQTKNMIAQNIQEATHTCFSAAQKRVYSLMENNSYPRFLESEFYQELCKKTPITRAAQGT